The Catellicoccus marimammalium M35/04/3 genomic interval CAATAGGAGTGGCACATTGAATCATCCATGCTGCTTCACAATGAGCGGGGACTTCTGATTGAATAAATAATTTTACTTTTTCTGGATCTAAACCAACAGCTAAGTATAAAGCTGCTAAATCTAAAATTTGTTTACGTAGTTCAGCTTTTTTTTGTGGAACGGTAATGGAATGTAAATCAGCAATAAAGAAGTAGCAATCATATTCGTCTTGTAAATTTACGAAGTGTTGCATTGCGCCAATATAATTTCCAATCGTTGGGATTCCACTTGGTTGAATTCCTGAGATAATTGTTTCCATAAGCGATTTCGTTGAAAAAAATCAACGTCTCCTTTCTTTCGAGAACTTTTATAGTTTTTATTATATCACAGGAAAGAAAGGTTTTTTGTAAAGAAATTTGTGTAGTTTCAATAACGTAATTTCATACAAAATCGGTTAAAACAAAATGTGAAAATATTGAAAATTCAATAAAAATATAAGGAATTTCAATTCATACAATACGAATTATCTTTTTTGAAAATAAATTTTACACAGTTTATGTTAAAATAATTGCAAACAAAAGAGTCCCAAGCTTTTATAAGAAAAATTCAAAAATTTTATAAGGTTTCGGATTTATAATAAATAATGGTTATTATCATGTTATAATAACTTTTAAAGAGAGTAATGTAATCTTGGGAAAAAGGAGAAATCACTATGATTAAATTGTATACGTCTCCAAGTTGTACTTCATGCCGTAAAGCAAAGGCATGGTTGAAGGAATATGGAATTCCTTTTGAGGAACGAAATATTTTTTCTGAGCCTTTGACAACAGAAGAATTAAAACAAATTCTTCGTATGACTGAAAGTGGCACGGAAGAGATCATTTCAACCCGTTCAAAAGTTTTTCAAAAATTAAATATGGATTTAGATGATTTACCATTATCTGAACTATTAACTTTAATTCAAGAAAATCCCGGTTTATTACGCCGCCCTATTATGATTGACGATAAACGTCTTCAAGTTGGTTTCAACGAAGATGAAATCCGTCGCTTCTTACCACGCGAAGTTCGTGCTTTAGAATTAAAACAAGCACGTAAAATGGTAGGATTATAAGAAAAAAGGGAAGCTTTTGTAACAAGGTAAGCTTCTTATGAAGAAGAAAGAAACTGAATGCTTTTTCAGTTTCTTTTTTTTGTTATAATAAAAAGGAAAGGATGATGAATACATGCGTTATCGAAAATTAGATCCCGATACTTTAATTATTTATTTTTCAAAACGAGATATGGAAAAATATCATATTGATTTTTCTCTATTTATGAATGCAAATAAAGAAAAAGAAGCGCAAGATGAATTATGTCGCTTAATTAAGCTTGTTGATAAAGAAGGCGATTTTGCCAAAGAAGGACAATTGTCTGTTCAAATGTTACCGACAAAAGAAAATTCTGGTATTGTCTTAAAAGTGCGTAAATTTGATTTGGATGAAGATATTCAAAATCCAGAAGAGTTATTGCAAGAATTGTTAGGCAATTTGAGTCAAAAAGAAGCACAAGAAAAGATGATGTCTGAGGTCAAAGAAATTTTATCCGTAGTGGAAGAATTGATTAAAGAAGAAGAGGAAGAAGAACGTCGTTTCTATGAGAACTGGCGACCTGCGTTACAGTTATCTTCTCCTAACTTAAATGACTTGGTTAAAGTCGCAAAAATGAATGGACCTTGGCACATGTTCCGTCAGACATTAACTTATGGTAATGGTCGTTACCGTTTACTTTCTTATTACAAAAAAGGAATTGACCGTGATGATGTCTATGATGATATTCTTTTAATGAACGAACAATGCACACCTACTTTATTTGAAACTACAAAAGAAATTCCTGATATTTCTAAAGAAATCGAGTTAAATAAAGGAAGAAAAGACGGAATTTTCCAAAGTTTGAATCAATATTTCTAAAAGGGCACGTTGACGTGGCCTTTTTTTGTATCAATAAGTAGGAGGGGATTTTATGAAACAACCACTACAATATGCAAAAACAAAAGAAGGTCACTGGATTTTTATTGAGGAAGCCATCCCTGGAAATTCATATATTTGTCCTTTGTGTGAAAAAGAATTGCGGGTACGAAAAACAAAATTTGGACAATCCTTTTATCATGCGCCAAAGAAAAAAGAAAATCTGTGGGGTGGGGAAGGAGAGTTACATAAAGCGGTGAAAGAAAAAATTAAAGCTTGGGGCCAAAATCATCATTATCTAGTAGAAGAAGAGTGGGTAGTGGAAGAAAGAAGGGGAGATTTATATTTCCCACCACAATGGATCGTTGAAGTGCAGTGTAGCCCATTGAGTGCCAAAGTATTAGAAAAACGGCATTTAGATTATCAACGACAAGGATATAAAGATTTGTGGTTATTAGGACCAAAGTATCAACGTTATTCTCAGTGGTATCCTTTTTTGCGCTATCATCCTACCTATGGATATTATGTTTTGCGTTTTGATGAAAGACAGTTTTATTTGCAGTCTCATTTAGAAGAGGCTCCCTATCGCTTTACTTGTGTTCCCATTACGATTGAAGAATTTTTGCATAAAGAAAAAGGAAAAATTATGCCTCCTAATCGACAATTTTTCCAAGAACAAAATAAAAAAAGAATTTCTGCTTGGTTTCATCGTTCTAATAAGGAAGTACAGCGTTTAGCCTACATTTTGTATGAACATCAAATGAATTGGCAAGAAGAACTTTCCTATCTAAGTCAGTGGATAAACGTTCCTTTCTATTCTTTAACTGAAGAATTGTATTGGAAAGTGGAACAAAAGATTCGTCAGCCATTAATGACATATACACCTACGCCTTTTTTAGAAGAAAAAAGAAAGCAGCAAAGGTTAAAAATACAAGAAATCTAAAGAATAGAAACATGTTTTCTGACGAAAAAGCGATAATTTGCTAAAATATAAGAAGAAATAAACGTAAAGGAGGAGGAACATTCTTTTTAAGAATGGAAGATTATGGCTAAAAAATTACCAAAACGTTCAGAAATTGAAGAAAAATGGACATGGGATCTGTCACGTATCTTTAAAAATGAAGAAGAATTAGAAGAAGCATTTTCTCAATTAGATGAAAAAATTGCGGAAGTTAGTCAAGGAAAAGGGACACTAGGAGATGGAGTTCTCGCTGTGAAAAAAGCAACCGATCAATTGCTTTCTCTATACCGTAGTCTAGAAGTAATTTATGTTTATGCAAGTATGAAAAATGACGAAGATACAGCGAATGCGAAGTATCAAGCATTGATGAATCGAGTAAGCGGCAAATATACAGAAGCTGTAGCGGCAGCTTCTTACTACACTCCAGAACTGTTAAGTTTATCAGATGAAGTGTTAGAAGAATATTTACAAGCCAAAGAATTACAAGAATATCATCATTTCTTAGAACAAACGGTTCGCAGTAAACCACACGTATTATCAGAAAAAGAAGAAGCGTTATTAGCACAAGCGAGTGAAATCTTCTCTGCTTCTAGTGATACGTTTGAAGTAATGAATAATGCAGATTTTGATTTTGGTATGATTCAAAATGCAGAAGGAGAAGAAGTTCAACTTTCTCATGGTTCTTATGGACAATTATTAGAAAGCACTGATCGCAATGTTCGTAAAGAAGCATTCCAACAATTATATCGTGTTTACGATCAATTCCAACATACAACTGCAAGCACATTATCTCACCACGTGAAAGGACATAATTTCTCTGCTAAGGTAAGAAATTACTCTTCTGCTCGTGCAGCATCTTTAGATAGTAATGATATTCCAGAAAGTGTCTATGATACATTAATTGAAGTGGTACATGAACACTTGCCATTATTACATCGTTATGTTGCTTTACGTAAAAAATTATTACAAGTAGATGAATTACATATGTATGATATGTATACCCCATTAATGGGAGAAGCTCCTTTACGTTTCTCTTATGAAGAAGCTTGTAAGGTGGCGTTGGAAGCACTACAACCTTTAGGAAAAGATTATGTTTCTGTAGTAGAAAAAGCCTTCCAAAGTCGTTGGATTGATGTAAAAGAAAACGCTGGAAAACGTAGTGGTGCTTATTCTTCTGGTTGTTACGATACAGATCCATATATTTTATTGAACTGGCATGATAGTTTAGATCAACTCTTTACGTTAGTTCATGAAATGGGACATAGTATGCATAGCTATTTGACTCGTAGTCATCAACCTTATGTCTATGGAGATTATAGTATTTTCTTAGCAGAAATTGCTTCAA includes:
- a CDS encoding adaptor protein MecA, encoding MRYRKLDPDTLIIYFSKRDMEKYHIDFSLFMNANKEKEAQDELCRLIKLVDKEGDFAKEGQLSVQMLPTKENSGIVLKVRKFDLDEDIQNPEELLQELLGNLSQKEAQEKMMSEVKEILSVVEELIKEEEEEERRFYENWRPALQLSSPNLNDLVKVAKMNGPWHMFRQTLTYGNGRYRLLSYYKKGIDRDDVYDDILLMNEQCTPTLFETTKEIPDISKEIELNKGRKDGIFQSLNQYF
- the spxA gene encoding transcriptional regulator SpxA; its protein translation is MIKLYTSPSCTSCRKAKAWLKEYGIPFEERNIFSEPLTTEELKQILRMTESGTEEIISTRSKVFQKLNMDLDDLPLSELLTLIQENPGLLRRPIMIDDKRLQVGFNEDEIRRFLPREVRALELKQARKMVGL
- the pepF gene encoding oligoendopeptidase F, coding for MAKKLPKRSEIEEKWTWDLSRIFKNEEELEEAFSQLDEKIAEVSQGKGTLGDGVLAVKKATDQLLSLYRSLEVIYVYASMKNDEDTANAKYQALMNRVSGKYTEAVAAASYYTPELLSLSDEVLEEYLQAKELQEYHHFLEQTVRSKPHVLSEKEEALLAQASEIFSASSDTFEVMNNADFDFGMIQNAEGEEVQLSHGSYGQLLESTDRNVRKEAFQQLYRVYDQFQHTTASTLSHHVKGHNFSAKVRNYSSARAASLDSNDIPESVYDTLIEVVHEHLPLLHRYVALRKKLLQVDELHMYDMYTPLMGEAPLRFSYEEACKVALEALQPLGKDYVSVVEKAFQSRWIDVKENAGKRSGAYSSGCYDTDPYILLNWHDSLDQLFTLVHEMGHSMHSYLTRSHQPYVYGDYSIFLAEIASTTNENLLTEYLLQTQKDPKVRAYVLNHYLDGFKGTVFRQTQFAEFEQWIHVTDAKGEPLTSQAMNEYYGDLNQEYYGPAVEKDPEIALEWSRIPHFYYNFYVYQYATGFAAASALAKNITEGKEGALEHYLNFLKAGSSDYPIAVMKKAGVDMTQKDYLESAFAVFEERLNELEQLVEEL
- a CDS encoding competence protein CoiA family protein, whose product is MKQPLQYAKTKEGHWIFIEEAIPGNSYICPLCEKELRVRKTKFGQSFYHAPKKKENLWGGEGELHKAVKEKIKAWGQNHHYLVEEEWVVEERRGDLYFPPQWIVEVQCSPLSAKVLEKRHLDYQRQGYKDLWLLGPKYQRYSQWYPFLRYHPTYGYYVLRFDERQFYLQSHLEEAPYRFTCVPITIEEFLHKEKGKIMPPNRQFFQEQNKKRISAWFHRSNKEVQRLAYILYEHQMNWQEELSYLSQWINVPFYSLTEELYWKVEQKIRQPLMTYTPTPFLEEKRKQQRLKIQEI